In one Cygnus olor isolate bCygOlo1 chromosome 27, bCygOlo1.pri.v2, whole genome shotgun sequence genomic region, the following are encoded:
- the NEFM gene encoding neurofilament medium polypeptide: MSYTMEPLGNPSYRRVTETRATYSRASASPSSGFRSQSWSRGSGSTVSSSYKRPNLGAPRAPYGSTVLSSADSLDVSQSSLLNGAAELKLSRSNEKEQLQGLNDRFAGYIEKVHYLEQQNKEIEAELAALRQKHAGRAQLGDAYEQELRELRGALEQVSHEKAQIQLDSEHIEEDIQRLRERFEDEARLRDETEATIRALRKEMEEASLMRAELDKKVQSLQDEVAFLRGNHEEEVAELLAQLQASHATVERKDYLKTDLTTALKEIRAQLECQSDHNMHQAEEWFKCRYAKLTEAAEQNKEAIRSAKEEIAEYRRQLQSKSIELESVRGTKESLERQLSDIEERHNNDLTTYQDTIHQLENELRGTKWEMARHLREYQDLLNVKMALDIEIAAYRKLLEGEETRFSAFSGSITGPIFTHRQPSVTIASTKIQKTKIEPPKLKVQHKFVEEIIEETKVEDEKSEMEDALAAIAEEMAAKAQKEEQEEEKAEEAAEEEVVSEKAAAEQAAAPEEEEKEEEAEEEEAAKSDAAEEGGSEKEEIEEKEEGEEAEEEAEAKGKAEEVGAKVEKVKTPPAKSPPKSPPKSPVTEPAKGVQKEPAAEAGKEQKVEKGAEKAAKEEEKAASPEKPATPKVTSPEKPATPEKPASPEKPASPEKPATPEKAVTPEKPVSPEKPRSPEKPATPEKPRSPEKPATPEKPRSPEKPASPVKDEKAVVEETVTVTKVTKVSAEVEASKESRKEDIAVNGEVEEKKEEESKEEEEDKGVVTNGLDVSPVDDKGEKIVVTKKAEKIISEGGDSTTTYITKSVTVTQKVEEHEESFEEKLVSTKKVEKVTSHAVVKEIKE; the protein is encoded by the exons ATGAGCTACACGATGGAGCCCTTGGGCAACCCCTCGTACCGGCGGGTGACCGAGACCCGGGCCACCTACAGCCGTGCCAGCGCCTCCCCGTCCAGCGGCTTTCGCTCGCAGTCGTGGTCGAGGGGCTCCGGCAGCACCGTGTCGTCCTCCTACAAGCGCCCCAACCTcggagccccccgagccccctaCGGCTCCACGGTGCTGAGCTCCGCTGACAGCCTCGACGTGAGCCAGTCGTCGCTGCTCAACGGGGCGGCCGAGCTGAAGCTGAGCCGCTCCAACgagaaggagcagctgcaggggctcaATGACCGCTTCGCCGGCTACATCGAGAAGGTGCACTACCTggagcagcagaacaaggagATCGAAGCGGAGCTGGCGGCCCTGCGGCAGAAGCACGCCGGCAGGGCGCAGCTGGGCGATGCCTATGAGCaggagctgagggagctgcgAGGAGCCCTGGAGCAGGTGAGCCACGAGAAGGCGCAGATCCAGCTGGACTCGGAGCACATCGAGGAGGACATCCAGCGCCTGCGGGAGCGCTTCGAGGACGAGGCGAGGCTGCGTGATGAGACAGAGGCCACCATCCGCGCCCTGCGCAAGGAGATGGAGGAGGCCTCGCTCATGCGGGCGGAGCTGGACAAGAAGGTGCAGTCGCTGCAGGACGAGGTGGCCTTCCTGAGGGGCAACCACGAGGAGGAGGTGGCCGAGCTGCTGGCGCAGCTGCAGGCATCCCACGCCACGGTGGAGAGGAAGGACTACCTGAAGACCGACCTCACCACAGCACTGAAGGAGATCCGCGCCCAGCTGGAGTGCCAGTCCGACCACAACATGCACCAGGCCGAGGAGTGGTTCAAGTGCCGCTATGCCAAGCTGACAGAGGCAGCTGAGCAGAACAAGGAGGCCATCCGCTCTGCCAAGGAGGAGATCGCCGAGTACCGGAGGCAGCTGCAGTCCAAGAGCATCGAGCTGGAGTCGGTGCGCGGCACCAAGGAGTCACTGGAGAGGCAGCTGAGCGACATCGAGGAGCGCCACAACAATGACCTCACCACCTACCAG GACACAATTCATCAGCTGGAAAATGAGCTTAGGGGAACAAAGTGGGAAATGGCACGTCACCTGAGGGAATACCAGGATCTCCTCAATGTCAAGATGGCCCTGGATATTGAAATTGCTGCGTACAG GAAGCTGCTGGAGGGTGAAGAGACAAGATTCAGTGCCTTCTCTGGAAGCATTACTGGGCCCATATTCACACACAGACAACCATCTGTCACAATAGCATcaactaaaatacagaaaacaaaaatcgAACCACCAAAGCTGAAGGTCCAGCACAAATTCGTAGAAGAAATCATTGAAGAGACAAAAGTAGAGGATGAGAAGTCTGAAATGGAAGATGCCCTAGCAGCTATTGCAGAAGAAATGGCAGCGAAGGCCCAGAAAGaagaacaggaggaggaaaaggcagaagaagctgcagaggaagaagttGTTTCTGAGAAGGCAGCCGCAGAACAGGCAGCTGCAcctgaggaagaagagaaggaggaagaggcagaggaggaagaagctgcGAAATCTGATGCAGCAGAAGAAGGAGgatctgaaaaagaagagatagaggaaaaggaagaaggggaggaggctgaggaagaaGCTGAGGCCAAGGGCAAAGCTGAAGAGGTAGGAGCGAAGGTCGAGAAGGTCAAAACACCTCCCGCAAAGTCACCCCCTAAATCCCCCCCTAAATCCCCTGTAACTGAGCCGGCCAAGGGAGTCCAGAAAGaacctgctgcagaagcaggaaaggaacagaaagtgGAGAAAGGTGCCGAGAAGGCAGccaaggaggaagagaaagcagcatCTCCAGAGAAGCCAGCCACACCAAAGGTAACCTCTCCGGAGAAGCCCGCAACACCGGAGAAGCCTGCAAGCCCAGAAAAGCCTGCAAGCCCAGAGAAGCCCGCGAccccagagaaagcagtgacCCCGGAGAAGCCGGTGAGCCCGGAGAAGCCCCGCTCTCCAGAAAAACCAGCAACCCCGGAGAAGCCCCGCTCTCCAGAAAAGCCGGCGACCCCAGAGAAGCCCCGCTCTCCAGAGAAGCCAGCTTCCCCAGTCAAAGACGAAAAGGCCGTGGTGGAGGAGACCGTCACCGTCACGAAGGTAACGAAAGTTAGCGCAGAGGTTGAGGCCTCCAAGGAGTCCAGGAAAGAAGACATTGCAGTGAATGGTGaggtggaggagaagaaggaggaggaatccaaagaggaggaggaagacaagGGGGTGGTCACCAATGGCCTAGACGTGAGCCCAGTTGACGATAAGGGTGAGAAAATTGTAGTAAccaaaaaagcagagaaaatcaTTAGTGAAGGAGGGGACAGTACAACCACATACATCACAAAGTCTGTGACAGTCACTCAGAAGGTAGAGGAACATGAAGAAAGCTTTGAGGAGAAATTAGTGTCCACCAAGAAAGTGGAGAAAGTTACTTCACATGCTGTAGTAAAAGAGATTAAAGAgtga